A stretch of Triticum aestivum cultivar Chinese Spring chromosome 1D, IWGSC CS RefSeq v2.1, whole genome shotgun sequence DNA encodes these proteins:
- the LOC123182661 gene encoding probable transcriptional regulatory protein At2g25830: MASAARALGALIHRASSLSSSASALRSASLVHRNGPTGGASLFQGHVARRRISTFQPLCMGRRSCKIAGRKGAQNLKKMKRNSKIGKEIVAAIKKGGPSPSSNTALAAILEKVRELDVPKEVVERNIKRASEKGQDTYTEKIYEVYGFGGVGMVVEVLTDKITRSIADIRNVVKDCGAKLADPGSVTFRFRQARVVNIKVTDADKDQLLSVALDAGADDVIEPNFDDEDDSEEEVLERFYKIVTTSENYPVVLSKLQEEGLKFETDNGYELLPLNPIEVDDEAMELNKDLVFKLLELDDVDAVYTDQK, translated from the exons atggcgtCCGCCGCGCGGGCTTTGGGTGCGTTAATCCACAGGGCCTCGTCGctgtcctcctccgcctccgccctcAGGAGCGCCTCCCTTGTACACA GGAATGGCCCAACTGGTGGCGCCAGCTTGTTCCAGGGGCACGTGGCTAGGCGGAGGATTTCGACGTTCCAGCCGCTCTGTATGGGGCGGCGCTCCTGCAAGATCGCCGGGAGGAAG GGTGCTCAGAATTTGAAAAAGATGAAGCGCAACAGCAAAATCGGAAAGGAAATCGTTGCTGC CATCAAGAAGGGTGGTCCAAGTCCTTCGTCCAACACAGCTTTAGCAGCGATACTAGAGAAAGTAAGAGAGCTTGATGTCCCCAAGGAAGTTGTTGAGCGTAACATCAAAAGAGCTTCAGAAAAGGGTCAGGATACTTACACAGAAAAGATTTATGAG GTCTATGGTTTTGGTGGAGTAGGTATGGTCGTTGAGGTCCTTACAGACAAAATTACAAGATCTATTGCGGATATTAGAAATGTTGTAAAAGACTGTGGAGCAAAATTGGCTGATCCTGGGTCTGTTacattcagattcagacaagcTCGAGTGGTTAACATAAAAGTTACAGATGCCGATAAGGACCAACTACTCTCTGTTGCTTTGGATGCTGGCGCCGATGATGTTATTGAACCaaattttgatgatgaagatgactCTGAAGAAGAGGTTCTAGAGAG GTTTTACAAGATAGTTACTACATCTGAAAACTATCCTGTTGTGCTATCAAAGCTACAAGAGGAAGGGCTGAAATTTGAAACGGATAACGGTTATGAACTGCTGCCTCTCAATCCGATTGAG gtggatgacgaggccatggaacTTAACAAGGACCTTGTATTTAAGTTGCTTGAATTGGATGATGTTGATGCTGTCTACACAGACCAAAAGTGA